ACACAACAGCCAATGTGGAAATTTCAGAATATTGTCAGAGATATTCGCAAGAGAAAATATAGTAAGTATTGTTATAGGTTGTGCTAGTGTAGTGCCTATAGAACAAACATAGGTGTGCTGAGATGACAATCTTAGAGTAATGTTTTAACTTTTAGTCAAGCCAATATTGGTATGGCTATGTGATTCCAGAGAAAgttcaataaaataaacattcaaTGTCCAAATATTGCCttgtttgttttaattatttcactCAAAAAAAGCATATGGAAACTTGTCATACTGTCAATCTTGCTTATGTTTGCTACTTTAAAGAGCTTGCTAAAGAGAAACATTGCAATTTACAAGTTGTCTGCTCTCATTGAGTTGAGCAGTTGTAAACCTTTTTTCCGAGCAGGTTTGTGCGGTCTTTGAAAGGTTTTTAAGGGATCCAGATGAATGCTCTAGCAAAAGGAGATATCTCATTATTTCTTCAGTCAATTTACAGGTGTTGGACTTGTTTACCAATTGCAAATATAGCTAAGTCTCTACTATTCCATGTAAATCCCAAAATATCCTGCTCATTATTTCACAGCACAATTGTCAAATCAACGTGCTATGCCTTGTCACATTAAACTTTTAGaatgatttttcttttttatggtaGTTCTCCTTTAatttctatctttctatctttatTTCCTATTCTCTTTCTGTTCGAGAGTGCAAAGGAGCCACTTCTGCCAAACTAAAAAGATTATGAGCCTACATCCTAAACAATAAATTCACTCTGTTAAACTAGGTGAAGTTAATCATTACACTCAAAATAGTAGATAAAAGCAACTGGTAAAAGTTTTGTGAATCAGGGGAttttcaataatattattaGCAAAAGATGCAGCAAGGCAGACATCAAACAtcaatgcatcaaattactcaactgataatcttgcaaaatcttcctaaaaatatatttgttaaccATACTTCACTTTGTCAAGCTTATTTATTAACCCCCTACTAAACAACACAAGTGTAACGACGAGAAGAGTCATGGCTGATGAGATAATCTCATGTAAATAGTCTTCATTGAGTAATTATGCCCCTTCCAGCTGTACCAAACTGCTCCTGTTGCACGTGAAGAAGTTGTTCCCCCTTCATACCAAATGCCATTCAAATTAGAACTGTGACACGACCGGTACCACCAAGCTCCTGCAAATACGTGTAGGTAATTCTGATGGTTTGCGATAAATATATTAAGACCACAACAACAAAGGTTCCTAGGTTGACCGTTGAAGTATAGTCACGTTTCCCAATTAATTTACATATTCGGCTATAATTAAATAGGTTTGTGGGAGCTTGTTTTGAAatgcatttctaccatgttttaAATGGGGTAAGGAAGTTCCTAGTCACTTGTACTTAACAATTTAAAATCTTTAGCCAAAAAAATTTTGGTTGTTTACtgtttatacatagttgtttattgaCTGCTTCAACACATTTGCATATTGAACGGCAATTTCCTACATGcagtaaataaaaatgtatttttgtaaTCACCTAAATGTTTTATAAAAGACTTAACTAAAAAAATGTTATGTAATTTTAATGGCCAAACTAGAGCAAGCAAATAAAATGtagttaaatttttatatttgaagCATGAATATAAAGTTCAAAATATCTGTAAGTGGAAATAAAAAAGGGAttataatttttcatgtttttatgtTTCAATAGTGTTACTCACCATGATACTTTTCTGCACAGTTGCTATCAGACAGGTCATTGTCCTTATCAAATGTTGTAAATTTCATATTGTTGTGATTGTGACCACCTGTCAAAGAATCCCCTGCATCTCCACTATAGCCTGATGCCTAAAACATTATTGATGTTATAGCATGATGATATTAACTTGAAACAAGATTTTgtacaaaatgtaaatttctttgTTTAATGAATATAAAGCATGGAAATCCAGAATTTCAGTGGGTTTTTTGTAGCAGATATTTCTTTAATTTGTTTGGTAGAAAAGATCTATTTAGAGAAAGACATTGTCTGGTTTGGAATTGAATAACCGGATTTTAGGTCATCAGAAAGTGGGGAAGACAATGGATGTAAAAAAGAAGATCAAAAGACTGAATCGAACCACAAAAGTGAAAGTGCAACAGCCAGTTTTGAAACAAGGAATAACGACAAACTTCAAAGAGAAGCTGGTTTAAGACCCAAAGATTTGGATGACAGCTTGGCaagagtaaacatttgaatCCCTGAAAAAATAAGTACatatatttctaattatttaaTGTTTTTACAACATCAgccatcatgaatgttataGTTAACAAAACAAATAGATACAGACTTCAAAAACATGACAATGCCTAGGAGCCTGttgatgaaaaatatatttggcatagTTTTGCTTATGGGTATTGTCAAATATTCTAATCTGTTGTTTCAATGGTCCAAAAACCTTTGTATTATCAACACCAGTTCCAGTGTAATAATTTTAAGAAGTTGGTTTTTAATAATTGCACATTGCGtgcattttactgaaaattctgaagaccctgctggcaataaattggtCAAACTAGGAAGTtcttttgccatgatatgcaaCCAGTCTTCTGTATTGCTGCttggtaaatttatatatagatgaaaaATTGCTGGATTGGAAATGACGGCTTAGCTTCAGGCAGTTTACTCCATCTAAAGAATCAagatttaaaataaagttattcGCTTTTCATGATGCTGTCTCTGACTATGTGCACAAGTCAACTGTATACATCGGTGATGAGCAAGAGCAATCTGAATGCTCGGGCAAATGAGTCACCTAAATACctagtcataaaaataattaatgatTCGCTAAATTTAGGTCAGTGTTTGTTTATGAATAATTTCTATGAGTCCTCAGAGTTAGCAGCAGAACTTATAGAAAATATCCTTCATGTTAGCGGCATTCTGagttcaaacagaaaaaaagtcTATAAATAGTTGAAAACCTGTACTAAAAACGCTATTTAAAAGGTAAGTCAACCAGCTTTTCTAATAATGAAAGTATGGTTGGCTGCTGGAAAGATAAACAATATATTTCGGTAATTTCAACCAAGAATAAAATCTTGGATGTTTTAGATACTGGcaaagtaaattttaaaaagaataaagtttgcaaaccagctgctattttgAAATATAGTGAATAAATGGAGAAGACAAAAAATCTGATCAAAGTTTGCATGATTATAACACTGTGCGTAAAACCATTAAGGGgaacaaatttttttcattcatCAGATATTTGTGCAGCTTATAAAATCCATAGCGTAAGTAAAACAACTGAGCTATAGTTTCGACAGAAATCAATTTCACAGATATTTGAACATACTGGATCTTGCTGCAGAAATACTATTCTTCATGCTTCAACTTTTTCCACTCTTTGAATAGTATTTAAAAGTCTAATGAAGAATAGGGCAccaaaatataaaacttttaggCATTGCAATGCATTGCAAAAGCGAGCTGATAAAAACACTCGTAAGCAAATAGTAACCAAATCACTTATATGCCTCATCACATAGTGGAGTTTCCCACTGCCCTTTTCAGAGCGCccacctacatgtataattaaAGAGTTCATTTCTCACATTGTTCTGCAATCTAACAGTAAATGATTTGCTAATTCTGCTAGTAATAAATGTAGTTCTTTGTCTTTTGCCTCTTccccaaatgtgtgaatacaggcacAGAACTCAATTCTTCTAGAACACAACCAGTCGATTTTTACTGCAGCAAACATTAATCTATGCAATATCATTATATGCAACAATGTTACATAAATCTATAACTtcaaaaaatacacaaaaattTGACAGCAAAAATAACACTACAGCTATTTAGAGCTCAGGTTATAAGGTGTTTGCAAACTGGCTGAGGGATAGAAAATCTCAGTCAGTAGAAAAAATTATTCTGCTCTCAGACAAATATTCATATATAGCCTCTTGTCAAGTTGCACCTAAGTTGTAGCAGAATTTGGGGTGCCAAGTCTGACAACCGTCTTGCACTGCTTATCAGCATGGTGTCATGACCATTTTGAAGATGTCCACACACAATGCATCAGAGCTCTTAACTCCACTTTCAATTCACTAATGCAATCAAATTCTTTGCAAAGTGTTGCAAAAATCTCAATCCGTGCAAATGCTTCTCACAAACCCTTTCTAAAGAGTTCATGTTTCTAAAAATTCATTTGCTTTTGATAttctataacaaaaatattacaaattcaGCTAATCATAACTTGGACTAAAGTATGCATAGGCAATTTGCAAGAAAGACTGGCTGCTTGTAGACAATGTTGCcagatatacaatgtatattttacattgtatattaGACAATTGCcagatatacaatgtatatctgTTTAAAGCTCCATGACGATTTGAATGAAAGCTATAGAAAAGTTTCAGCGACCATGTCTGGCATCCATCTTGCAGTGCTCATTGGGGTTGCACATTGTGCATTTCGGAAGGTGCACCCCCACTATTGCTGTAACATATTTGCTAGCTCTCCACACCTGAAAATCGGCTTGAagaaaatttctcagctttccaatGCATGCTAATCATTGTATTTACCACATTTTTGAAGTGAGTCACTTCAGTTTTTTATGCAGCTTTGTTAAAGGCTCAAATCATTCTAGTAATTGGCTGAGTAAGCAGGGGAGTTCCCAGTCATAACCACTCGAGAGCAAAAGGCTTCATACTTTCTAACCAGATTTAGGCACTTCCCTATGGAACCCCAAAGTTAGTTCTACATTTTGACACAGAATGGAAGGTTGCATGAGCGAATGATGTGGTTGGGCAAAACTATCAAATGTAAATCATGCGACGATAAAATCGGAGCATTGATTTTTTGTCAACACAAGCTTATAAAGTTGTCATTCTATACCGAGGGGATCCACATCCCAGTCATGGTGTTGGTCATCTCCTCAGTTTTAGCGTGGCATCAAGTACTGGCTCTGAAACTTCCCAACTAAATTCTCCCCTATATGAAGGCCCTAATGACTGTCTACTCAGCAATAGGAAATAGCTAAACTCTAATTAGAGCTAGTGTTCATGTGAGCCAAAATCAAAGCACTGAACCTCAATCTTCGCAAATGCTGCTCTTCCACAGTCAGCTAGGTCtcatttaaacaaaatttctaAGCAGGCTCACCAAAGCTGTCCTAGTTGACTTCTTCCAACCAAATAAGTCGTTTGTGGATTTTTAAGGATTTTCCCGTTTGACTGGCTGCTCAGCATATTCATAAAATGTATGAGTTTAGCTAACTTTGCGTGATCATTGCAAGGCAGAGCGCCAACTACAGTAGTTGTGACTCAAAATGAGTCATCCTACTTAAAAGAGGGGCACTCATAAATGACTCCTAGTTAAGACGATTATCTTTCTCTTTGCCGCAGGGCTCCTTGCCTCATTTTCATGCCTGTGTTCCTGCACACAAACATGAACTTTTCATCTGAGTCTAGATAGGCCCACTAACCATTTCCTTTCTCACATCTCGAATGGCTCGAACATATTCGATAATGTGCCAACAAATTTACAGTCTTGCCCCATTGAGCGAGGTCATCAGGTTTGTAAACATGCAATgtaatgaaaaatattaaaGTATATGTGTGTCTTTGAGGAAATGTGGGTTTCGAGTGGTGTGAAAAGGGCTTTAGCCTACTAAGCACCTATGATTGACTACCTTTCTTTACCTGTACCATTTTCCAAACCGGTAAAGCCGCCAAATGGCTTAGCTGGCCGAGTTTTATGCTGAATAGTCACAACCTGAATGGCTCTTGGCTCTCGGACCTGGCTGGTTGCTTGGGGGTATTTGCCTGTTTTTTTTCTTGTTGACTAGACTTTCTTTAGCCAAACTTCAAAGTCTTTGCTGAACTACTAGTTGTTTGTAGGCTCAGCTCTCGGCTTTTCCAACTATTGTACCGAGTTTATGTTGGGTAAAACTTACTACTTTCTAGCCATTGTATCTTGCGTATTACAGCTCTTGCAAGAATCATTCATTGCTAAGCTTGTATGAGTTTTTTTGAGCTCGCATACAAAAGTTTAGCTAGTTGTCATTTTACATGGAGGGCTGCTTTTGATGCTCAGTCAGGCAAGTGAATTAAGGCAAAGTTTTTATGACTTGATATGGTCCTAACGATTTTCTCCTAAAGCTAAGAGTTGCCTCTCCTTTTTTCTGTTGTTCAGCAGCAAAATCCAGTACATTTAGATGTAAAGGAGAAGTTCCTCTTTTATTCTCTTACCTGATGGTCTAATGTTCTTCTTTAAGAACTGCGTTCACCTCTTGAAATTCCGATAGGCTCTCACCACATAGTCATGTGTTGACTGAGGCCCCCGTGGAGAGGGAGGGGTGAGTAAAACTCTAACTGGTCCAGTTGTTGTAAAATTTATTCTAGCTTTAATATATTGGTTTTATATGCTTCCAAATGAAAGTTTTCCTTGGTATATTTTATCGGTTAAGGGAGCAGTACATCTAACTCTTCCTGGCCTAAGGGTCTGCACCAATGTACAAAGAGAGACATTAACTTGTTGATCGTCGCGCTCCACTATTCCGTTGACTTAAGGGTGGTAAGGAATGGTAAGCATTTTTCCCAACTGCAATGGTTGGCACAATTTGGCCATCAGCTAAATGACCTGTCTCTGCCAACTGCTTGGTTCTGTTTGCTGCTGGTTCAGTTTGCCCAATGGTTGGCGTTCCTCAGTTGAGGTGGCCCTGCTCTGGCAAGCCCTTATAACATGAGACCTTCTTATCTGTCACACCGGCCGGTATCAGTGACATTGCTTCTGAGCCAAAAGCATCCTGCTATCTAGTCAAATTCTTTGTGTGTGtctttgtgttttatttcaccaattagtagaaatataacattaaacaaaaacaaaaataaagttataaTGTCGGTTAAGTTGAAAACAACAAATGAAGGCTTAGTTCCTATTCGTTGAGGCATGATGAGGCCTACATGCGCgctagcactgcagctagtcgagacGCTAGGCTCACAGGATTTGGCAAACTTAAACAGGAGGTATAATTTAATTTAGGCTTCACAAGTGGCTTTTCACATTTTCTCTAAAACTTGTAATTTTAGAggatttactaaatattatgCACATTAGATGTTTTTTTGAGCATGACAAACCACTTTTTCCATATAGGGGTTGTTTCTATCAATTCCACCAGGTTCACAACTCATTTCTGCCAAAGGTATTTTGGGTATAGTCTCCTTTGCAGCTGGCAGTTATTGGCTCTTTGCGTCTTTATGCTCCAAAAACCTCACCACTTTTGATCAGTCTTATCATCATGGCTGTCGTTTCAGGCAACCACCAGGTAAATGAAGTTGGGAATGCAGCCTTTTTATCAAAGAGCCAGCAAGAGTGAGGATTTGCCAAACCATTTTTGTTTGGTTAGCCAGCAAGCAGATTGCACACCACTGAGGTTGGCCATTGGCGAATTTCTGAGCCTCAGATGTTACCATATACCTATATCATCCTCTTAAGTTATTTAGCCGTAGGGTCTGTACTTTGGTTCACACTCCGTGTGTTTCTAATAACCTTCTTGTTGGCAATTCATATGAAAGTACAGTTCAGACTCTTAGAATCGGGCTGGCCTAATTTGGGCTGGGTAGTCAATGAGTAAAAACTGCGCAAAACTCTGAAAACTTTGATGATCTGACCTAACATGgtggttgaaattaaaatagTTCCCATAATAAGATGGTTTGCATCTTGGCTACTTTTGCTGATGCCCATGCTCTTGCATGATTATAAGGAGTAGGTACATGTAACTACCGTTTAGGTTAGAAATTGACCCCGTTTACCATATCAAAGGACAACAGCTGGGTGTTGATATGTGCGGACAACTTCAGCAGCTGGCACGCTAAAGTAATCACATGAGGCGCCAGGTTACAAGTAGTAttaaattagtttgctacattGCAGATATATGCAGACGATTTGAAAGCCGGTTGATTACTGAGCTTGCCAACTATCAAATGTGAACTTGTTTGACCTTTTATCATTTGAACTTATTTGACCCTTAACATCTATAAACTAACGgagaataacaaaaaataaccaAGTGATGGAAGTGCCTATGAAGCTCAACTGCAGACAAAAAGCCCCATAAGTTAGGTTGTTTTTGTTACTAGCTAATTGAGTTGTAACATGGCATGCCAATCTGTTACTGGATGAAGAAACAAATGAGTTCACGTCAAGCCGGAAGCCAAGGATAGCGGAGCAACTTGGATCTCAGCTTTTTTCCCTGCCAACTTTTTTCCAAATTATGAGAGCATCATCTTTCACAAAGCTTCAACCATGCCGTGTGGCAGACTGGTTGCCAAAAAATACTCAAACAGTGAGGTAGCCAAAACTATTTGCCAAGCGTAGCACCACTATCTTTGGGCCTAGCTGAAACCAACACTGCAcgcaaaaaattaaatacattattttcCGCTATCGAAATGAATACTTGGTAGAAAGAAGATAGACAATGTACTAGATTAGGCATGGCGAAATAAGCTAGCCGGTAATGCTACACATAGTAGACGGACACGCATAAAAATCAGATGGTATGGGGAAAATCCTATTAAAAAAACGACAAACATAATCGAAGCATTGGTATCAAAAGGCAGACTAGCAAAGCCTGCAACATATGCTTTCACTTTTGCTACCCCTACATAATTTATTTAGGCTTTAGacatattaattaaaaacaaccGCTAGTTTTAGCTAAAGCTTCTTGATAACTGGTGTCATAAATAGAACACCAATGTTTAAGAGCTTCGTTTGTAGACAAGAGTGGAAACAGACTTTTTTCAATCTTTTAGCAATAAACAACCATAAAAAAACCTAttcaaaacagtttttatatgcatattATGGTTGCTTCACCAATAGAAGTGAATGATGGATGATATGTCTTGTTTATATTCATAGCTACGTAATGATGCACTTACATTATTTTCATGTTTAAGACTGATAGACCTTCTCATAGAAGCCAGGGAACAAGTGTGCCATTAGTGACATAAAAAATTGACTAATAGTTTAAGGCATATCTTTTTTTGACTACTACTACAAACTTTCTGAACTGACAATCCgttttgatatttttagaaACACTGATTGGATAGTTTTATAAAAGACTTTGTACAACAATTGCCAATTTGCTTAACAAGCATAATCGGATCTGTCaggtttttattaatttattcaaGTTGAATAAAGATTTTGAATTTTAAAGTAGTAGGAGCCTTTGAAGAATTTTACCCTATAAAACTATGGCATAATACTGTTTACCTTAAAATGAGCTCTTTTTGTCAAACTGCAGCTTCTTTGAAATTACTAAATGAATAATCAACTTCATTAACAGCACATGCCTTTTCTACACTAGCATACATTTAAATAAAGAAACTTTAGGCTATCATCCCAAAAAAGTTCCGCAACTACATGTTACAACAAACATAAAGTAACAATATACTTCAGCTTTCTGTATCTTAGTCAACAATATTGCTTTAACACTGCATAAAGTATTTCACCAAGTATTGAACTGGCACTGTCAATCAAGTGTTTCAACCTACAAAATCATGCTACACAGCCCTTTCTCTATACCTGCAACTTTTTAAAATCCATAGAAATCTATGAGATCGCTACTCAATTAAACATTTCTAGGtggtaataaaattatatttaaatgtggttgttattttaaaagtttattaaccgttttagtaaagatttttacTGCTAGCTAATGAGGTAAGCTACTCATTTTCATTTGGCAATAATTTTACTACCCGTGCAAAACGAGAGATTTCGCTAGACTAAATATGTAGGATGTATTAAGATTTTGAATACATTTGGAAGGGGCCTAGCAAAAGAATTCCTTTAAAAATTGAAGTAATCATACATTTtatgtgtacatacatgtataaagcaGAATATAGATCTACCTCGCCTCACACTTAAAGTTTACATACTCACATGGTTTACGTAGTCAGTAGATGAGTAAATGTATTTAATAACTTGATttgttgtttattaaaataattaatttgaaTGTATCTAATAGAAACGTAAAAGCTTTCGATCGTTGGACTAAGATTGATGACAAGCTTTGACAAAAATGGCCAGAGTTCAAAGGGTTGAAAATATGCTTACATGGTTTAGGTAGTCAGTAGATGAGTCTTCAATATAAAAAGAAGAATATTTGGCTGTTCTAACTTCCCCATCATGTGACTCAAGGTAGATACTCAGTCTTTGATTAGTCTTTGTAAAGTAGTGAATAGCCTCCAGACCTAAAGATTGCAACATATTAAAGTAACTCCATTACCTAACTCgcaattttcatttttagaaAGCAataaacttaataatttatttaaaaatcaatGATAATGTCACATATTAATAATCGATGTACGTCTGGAGCAAAACATTAGCTATCATTAAGCGATGTTGACACTAAACTTTTTCTAGTATCGGAATAATGTTCCCAAACCGATTTATTGTGTTACATGGCAACAAAGATTAACACACCCATCCAATATTCTCCTTTTGTGGCTCCAAACCCTTCAACATATTCATCCCAACCTCTGTAGAAGTCAACACTACCATCTAGTCTTCTCTGTATAACAGTCCAACCAGATTCATGATCAAACTGACAGACGGCTCTGACCAATTTCCAGTTTGGATCAGGACGAAGAATGTAAGTGGCACCAGATTTTCTTTCTCCTTTTTCGAAAGCATGCTGACAGTCTAAAGCAGTTTTAATGTGTTGTTACTAGTAAAAAAGTGAGTTGGGATAGTTATAAAATCTAAGCAAAACCAAAACATAATGTAATTATCATGTTTACAAGATATTATGAGGTGGAATTGAAATTCAGCGTAAACTCGGATATGTATTAAAATGATGAATTCAAGCGCTGCGCAAAACCTAATGGTTTAATGCGGTTCAGGGA
Above is a genomic segment from Watersipora subatra chromosome 6, tzWatSuba1.1, whole genome shotgun sequence containing:
- the LOC137398176 gene encoding angiopoietin-related protein 2-like, translated to MSVVEVTLAAVVVYIQLSCVLAFDGEMYCIQREIMSSALLKETEFETKDCQHAFEKGERKSGATYILRPDPNWKLVRAVCQFDHESGWTVIQRRLDGSVDFYRGWDEYVEGFGATKGEYWMGLEAIHYFTKTNQRLSIYLESHDGEVRTAKYSSFYIEDSSTDYLNHASGYSGDAGDSLTGGHNHNNMKFTTFDKDNDLSDSNCAEKYHGAWWYRSCHSSNLNGIWYEGGTTSSRATGAVWYSWKGHNYSMKTIYMRLSHQP